A single region of the Anas platyrhynchos isolate ZD024472 breed Pekin duck chromosome 6, IASCAAS_PekinDuck_T2T, whole genome shotgun sequence genome encodes:
- the HNRNPH3 gene encoding heterogeneous nuclear ribonucleoprotein H3 isoform X3 translates to MDWSGKHNGPNDTTNDGTVVRLRGLPFGCSKEEIVQFFQGLEIVPNGITLTLDYQGRSTGEAFVQFASKEIAENALGKHKERIGHRYIEIFKSSKSEIRGFCDLPRRMMGQQRPGPYDRPIGGRGGYYGAGRGSMYDRMRRGGGGYDGGYGGFDDYGGYNNYGYGNDGYDDRMRDGRGMGGHGYGGAGDAGSGFHGGGHFVHMRGLPFRATENDIANFFSPLNPIRVHIDIGADGRATGEADVEFVTHEDAVAAMSKDKNHMQHRYIELFLNSTAGGGSGMGGYGRDGMDQGYGSVGRMGMGSNYSGGYGTPDGLGGYSMYT, encoded by the exons atggactGGAGTGGAAAACACAACGGGCCGAATGATACAACTAACGATGGAACGGTGGTACGACTTCGAGGCCTGCCATTTGGATGCAGCAAAGAAGAAATTGTTCAGTTTTTCCAAG GGTTGGAAATCGTGCCAAATGGGATAACATTGACGCTGGACTACCAGGGGAGAAGCACAGGGGAGGCCTTCGTGCAGTTTGCTTCAAAGGAGATAGCAGAAAATGCTCTGGGGAAACACAAGGAAAGAATAGGGCACAG ATATATTGAAATCTTCAAAAGTAGTAAGAGTGAAATCAGAGGATTCTGTGACCTGCCAAGAAGAATGATGGGACAACAGCGACCTGGACCATATGATAGACCAATAGGAGGAAGAGGGGGTTATTATGGAGCTGGGCGTGGAAGTATGTATGACAGAATGCGTCGAGGAGGTGGTGGATATGACGGTG GGTATGGTGGCTTTGATGATTATGGTGGCTATAACAACTATGGCTACGGAAATGATGGTTATGATGACAGAATGAGAGATGGGAGAg GCATGGGAGGACATGGCTACGGTGGAGCTGGAGATGCAGGTTCAGGTTTCCATGGTGGTGGTCATTTTGTTCACATGAGAGGACTGCCTTTTCGAGCAACAGAAAATGACATTGCTAAT tttttctcgCCATTGAATCCTATAAGAGTTCACATTGATATTGGGGCAGATGGACGAGCAACAGGAGAGGCAGATGTGGAATTTGTAACACATGAGGATGCAGTAGCTGCTATGTCAAAGGATAAGAATCACATGC AACATCGATATATTGAACTATTCCTGAATTCAACTGCTGGAGGTGGATCTGGAATGGGAGGCTATGGCAGAGATGGCATGG ATCAAGGTTACGGCTCTGTTGGTAGAATGGGCATGGGTAGCAATTACAGCGGCGGGTACGGAACTCCTGATGGCTTGGGTGGATACA gtaTGTATACGTGA
- the HNRNPH3 gene encoding heterogeneous nuclear ribonucleoprotein H3 isoform X1, translating to MDWSGKHNGPNDTTNDGTVVRLRGLPFGCSKEEIVQFFQGLEIVPNGITLTLDYQGRSTGEAFVQFASKEIAENALGKHKERIGHRYIEIFKSSKSEIRGFCDLPRRMMGQQRPGPYDRPIGGRGGYYGAGRGSMYDRMRRGGGGYDGGYGGFDDYGGYNNYGYGNDGYDDRMRDGRGMGGHGYGGAGDAGSGFHGGGHFVHMRGLPFRATENDIANFFSPLNPIRVHIDIGADGRATGEADVEFVTHEDAVAAMSKDKNHMQHRYIELFLNSTAGGGSGMGGYGRDGMDQGYGSVGRMGMGSNYSGGYGTPDGLGGYSRGSGNSGGYYGQGSMGGGGWRGMY from the exons atggactGGAGTGGAAAACACAACGGGCCGAATGATACAACTAACGATGGAACGGTGGTACGACTTCGAGGCCTGCCATTTGGATGCAGCAAAGAAGAAATTGTTCAGTTTTTCCAAG GGTTGGAAATCGTGCCAAATGGGATAACATTGACGCTGGACTACCAGGGGAGAAGCACAGGGGAGGCCTTCGTGCAGTTTGCTTCAAAGGAGATAGCAGAAAATGCTCTGGGGAAACACAAGGAAAGAATAGGGCACAG ATATATTGAAATCTTCAAAAGTAGTAAGAGTGAAATCAGAGGATTCTGTGACCTGCCAAGAAGAATGATGGGACAACAGCGACCTGGACCATATGATAGACCAATAGGAGGAAGAGGGGGTTATTATGGAGCTGGGCGTGGAAGTATGTATGACAGAATGCGTCGAGGAGGTGGTGGATATGACGGTG GGTATGGTGGCTTTGATGATTATGGTGGCTATAACAACTATGGCTACGGAAATGATGGTTATGATGACAGAATGAGAGATGGGAGAg GCATGGGAGGACATGGCTACGGTGGAGCTGGAGATGCAGGTTCAGGTTTCCATGGTGGTGGTCATTTTGTTCACATGAGAGGACTGCCTTTTCGAGCAACAGAAAATGACATTGCTAAT tttttctcgCCATTGAATCCTATAAGAGTTCACATTGATATTGGGGCAGATGGACGAGCAACAGGAGAGGCAGATGTGGAATTTGTAACACATGAGGATGCAGTAGCTGCTATGTCAAAGGATAAGAATCACATGC AACATCGATATATTGAACTATTCCTGAATTCAACTGCTGGAGGTGGATCTGGAATGGGAGGCTATGGCAGAGATGGCATGG ATCAAGGTTACGGCTCTGTTGGTAGAATGGGCATGGGTAGCAATTACAGCGGCGGGTACGGAACTCCTGATGGCTTGGGTGGATACA GTCGTGGCAGTGGAAATAGTGGAGGATACTATGGGCAAGGCAGTATGGGTGGAGGAGGATGGCGTGGAATGTATTGA
- the HNRNPH3 gene encoding heterogeneous nuclear ribonucleoprotein H3 isoform X4 produces the protein MQQRRNCSVFPRYIEIFKSSKSEIRGFCDLPRRMMGQQRPGPYDRPIGGRGGYYGAGRGSMYDRMRRGGGGYDGGYGGFDDYGGYNNYGYGNDGYDDRMRDGRGMGGHGYGGAGDAGSGFHGGGHFVHMRGLPFRATENDIANFFSPLNPIRVHIDIGADGRATGEADVEFVTHEDAVAAMSKDKNHMQHRYIELFLNSTAGGGSGMGGYGRDGMDQGYGSVGRMGMGSNYSGGYGTPDGLGGYSRGSGNSGGYYGQGSMGGGGWRGMY, from the exons ATGCAGCAAAGAAGAAATTGTTCAGTTTTTCCAAG ATATATTGAAATCTTCAAAAGTAGTAAGAGTGAAATCAGAGGATTCTGTGACCTGCCAAGAAGAATGATGGGACAACAGCGACCTGGACCATATGATAGACCAATAGGAGGAAGAGGGGGTTATTATGGAGCTGGGCGTGGAAGTATGTATGACAGAATGCGTCGAGGAGGTGGTGGATATGACGGTG GGTATGGTGGCTTTGATGATTATGGTGGCTATAACAACTATGGCTACGGAAATGATGGTTATGATGACAGAATGAGAGATGGGAGAg GCATGGGAGGACATGGCTACGGTGGAGCTGGAGATGCAGGTTCAGGTTTCCATGGTGGTGGTCATTTTGTTCACATGAGAGGACTGCCTTTTCGAGCAACAGAAAATGACATTGCTAAT tttttctcgCCATTGAATCCTATAAGAGTTCACATTGATATTGGGGCAGATGGACGAGCAACAGGAGAGGCAGATGTGGAATTTGTAACACATGAGGATGCAGTAGCTGCTATGTCAAAGGATAAGAATCACATGC AACATCGATATATTGAACTATTCCTGAATTCAACTGCTGGAGGTGGATCTGGAATGGGAGGCTATGGCAGAGATGGCATGG ATCAAGGTTACGGCTCTGTTGGTAGAATGGGCATGGGTAGCAATTACAGCGGCGGGTACGGAACTCCTGATGGCTTGGGTGGATACA GTCGTGGCAGTGGAAATAGTGGAGGATACTATGGGCAAGGCAGTATGGGTGGAGGAGGATGGCGTGGAATGTATTGA
- the HNRNPH3 gene encoding heterogeneous nuclear ribonucleoprotein H3 isoform X2, whose translation MDWSGKHNGPNDTTNDGTVVRLRGLPFGCSKEEIVQFFQGLEIVPNGITLTLDYQGRSTGEAFVQFASKEIAENALGKHKERIGHRYIEIFKSSKSEIRGFCDLPRRMMGQQRPGPYDRPIGGRGGYYGAGRGRYGGFDDYGGYNNYGYGNDGYDDRMRDGRGMGGHGYGGAGDAGSGFHGGGHFVHMRGLPFRATENDIANFFSPLNPIRVHIDIGADGRATGEADVEFVTHEDAVAAMSKDKNHMQHRYIELFLNSTAGGGSGMGGYGRDGMDQGYGSVGRMGMGSNYSGGYGTPDGLGGYSRGSGNSGGYYGQGSMGGGGWRGMY comes from the exons atggactGGAGTGGAAAACACAACGGGCCGAATGATACAACTAACGATGGAACGGTGGTACGACTTCGAGGCCTGCCATTTGGATGCAGCAAAGAAGAAATTGTTCAGTTTTTCCAAG GGTTGGAAATCGTGCCAAATGGGATAACATTGACGCTGGACTACCAGGGGAGAAGCACAGGGGAGGCCTTCGTGCAGTTTGCTTCAAAGGAGATAGCAGAAAATGCTCTGGGGAAACACAAGGAAAGAATAGGGCACAG ATATATTGAAATCTTCAAAAGTAGTAAGAGTGAAATCAGAGGATTCTGTGACCTGCCAAGAAGAATGATGGGACAACAGCGACCTGGACCATATGATAGACCAATAGGAGGAAGAGGGGGTTATTATGGAGCTGGGCGTGGAA GGTATGGTGGCTTTGATGATTATGGTGGCTATAACAACTATGGCTACGGAAATGATGGTTATGATGACAGAATGAGAGATGGGAGAg GCATGGGAGGACATGGCTACGGTGGAGCTGGAGATGCAGGTTCAGGTTTCCATGGTGGTGGTCATTTTGTTCACATGAGAGGACTGCCTTTTCGAGCAACAGAAAATGACATTGCTAAT tttttctcgCCATTGAATCCTATAAGAGTTCACATTGATATTGGGGCAGATGGACGAGCAACAGGAGAGGCAGATGTGGAATTTGTAACACATGAGGATGCAGTAGCTGCTATGTCAAAGGATAAGAATCACATGC AACATCGATATATTGAACTATTCCTGAATTCAACTGCTGGAGGTGGATCTGGAATGGGAGGCTATGGCAGAGATGGCATGG ATCAAGGTTACGGCTCTGTTGGTAGAATGGGCATGGGTAGCAATTACAGCGGCGGGTACGGAACTCCTGATGGCTTGGGTGGATACA GTCGTGGCAGTGGAAATAGTGGAGGATACTATGGGCAAGGCAGTATGGGTGGAGGAGGATGGCGTGGAATGTATTGA